Genomic segment of Arachis stenosperma cultivar V10309 chromosome 4, arast.V10309.gnm1.PFL2, whole genome shotgun sequence:
CTTAGCAGTGATAACAAAGAAGATCATAGTCtttcaaacaaaacaaaagctAAACACAACATACCGAGCGCATCCTCCTCAATAAGCTCAGATTCGCGGTACAGTGGATGGCTGCAGCAGGTGTTTGTCCACACAAGAGGGAACGTTACCTTTGTGCCAGATCGTTGCTTCATAAAAAATAGAGAATCTTAGCCAAGACATCGAATTACGGAGCCTAATATTCGAAAACAGACATGCAAACATACAGATGTTCTAACCCATAGGCATGCGGAAAAATACAGATAAGAAGCAATGGCTGAATTCAGATATAGCACAAGAATAAACTCACAAACTACATACATTTAAATGTCAACACTATTCATAGTTcaataattcaaaatttatctGATGGTATATTACCAGAAATTTCAGAATGGAACAACTAAAGTAACATCATGAATGTTGTTACAGTTATGACCTTGTTACTCAACCATTTGTTTGGAGGAACTTTTAGCAAGTGACCATGAAGACTGTGTGTCCTTTGTTTTCATAGTGAACAATGATCAGACTCAAGTTGTCATACTTAGAAAAGGCTACACAACATCACTTGTAAAAGTGCACCATTGAATTAATTGATActtgatattaaaaaattatcccCCTGTACATATACCCAAGACTGGTCCCTAGCTCACCTAATCATTTTCATGCAGATTTAAAACCTTTTATTCATGAGCATACACAAAATTATAAACGGAAATACATACCTGAAGAAGCAACTCATACTTTGAGTTGAACAGGAATACACTGAAAGCTCTGTGCAGCAAATTTTCAGCTTCAATCTTTTCCATCAAGTGACCTAAATTGAAGATGCTCAAACTAATTAACTACCCATGGCTGTGGGCCCAGAAGGAACAGCATAACTTAACAACAGAAATAACTTTTGAGTTATAAAAACACCAAAACATTTCCTGGAAACCAGTGTTACTTTTCAACATGGCACTGCCAGATATTGCATTAATTTCTGGTATCCAGTCATCACATTTGCTCAAAATGATTGTCACTAATATACGGCAAATATGAAATTTTAATTCATATGTTAGGCTTGTATCCTATGTACTTAGCAGTTTGTTTTTATTACTTAAAATAAGTTTATAATGAACAATACAATGAACAACTTTGCAAACATCTTCTAAATGCAAGATTGGTGAACCATGTTGCTATCTTGCATGGGTGCAGGATTAAGTATCATAAAATGCACCGATACAGAGAGTAAAAGagaatatttatatttaaataaggCGCATTGTTGGTAAATCATTCTAACAATCTactaattaatacaattactgtAAACAATTCTATGCTGACTATGCATAATAACAATTATACACATCAAAAGCTTCACAAAAATGGATATCATGGTATTACATGACAGCCAACAACtttaattgaaaatatttaACCATTTTTTCTCAAATCATATCAAAGAGTCAACATGGAATATTTAACGATGCAACATTCAAGCAATAAGATAACATCATATTTTAGAAACATTATAAATCATCATAAAACTATGTATTCTTCAGAAAACAAGAATTAGGAGATAAAATTGAAGCACATTTTTGCGGAAGCTTCACTTACAGTTGTATTTGGAATCATGACCAACCACGCGGTCGTTCTCATCCACCAAAATGCATCTGGAAAAGTTGTAACAGACAACAATTACAAATTCCAGCAAGATGAAGAACAAATGATGCATAAGTAAAAGTGaagtatataatatttaaaatgtcAAAAGAGAAGCAAAGTGAAAAGGCATTAGTGATATCGATCTGGAAAATTGTGCATTAACCTCAAGAATGTAAAAACGCTACCCACAACACAAACAATAGATATTCAGAAATCCCACCATGAAAACCGTTCTTTAAACTCCAAAAGTAACACACAAAAGTTTAGAAACAAGCAATCAGTTCATCCTGACACAATTCGTGATTATGAATAAAACAATTACAAAGCGCGCGAAAAGTGGTAATAGGCCAGGGACCAGAATGGTAGAACTTCTCACTAAGATGGCAGCTCTACCTTCATGGTCTTATTGACAACTGTAAAAACACCGCAATCAGTGCAGCCATTAAATTTGTTCACTTCAATGTAAAGCAGCTAATTAGAGtctatatttataattttaaaaatagtcAGCAACAAACAGCTTAAGTTCTCAAgttatgaattttaaatttttacaataTAAGATTGAgtacttaatttatttgaaaatttaatgATAAGCAGACAAATAGTTCACTTTCATTCCTCGGATCCCTGGGGGTTTCAAATTATTACTCTCGCGACACGCCACACGTGTAAATTTTGGCGCCTTAACGGCACAATTTGCCCTTTAGTGTGGATTTCGGCGCCTTAACGACACAATTTGCCTTTTAAGACAGGAGCATGCTCTTTTTGGCGCATTAACAGCTCAAACTGCCTTCAACTACCATGGTTAAAAGAAAACAGACACCTGTGTGCGCCTTTTGGCACGCAACGGCGGAAATCTGCTGTTAACTACTTTGGTTAAATTGGAAAATTGACACCAGTGTGCATATTTTGGCGCCATGACAGCACAAATTGCCTTTAACTACCTCACTCAATTAACATAGACAACGGACACCAGCAGCATAGCAGAATATATGAAAACTCTGAGGAAAACATTTTAATCAGCTCTTGTTATGAAGAGTCACAACAGTAAACACACACACAGCATAAGCATAAGTAAATTCCCCGTTTCAATTTCAACACCAAACAGCATAAGCAAACAATCCAATTTTAATCAAACCAAAACAATCACCATGCATCCAATTCCAAATTTCCAATCCAATGCCGCTACATCAATTTTTCAtacgaaataaaaaaaaaaaaaaaacagctcGTGTTTGAATTTCAGGATTCAACAACACACCTCGACCACAAACGACATCGTCCAAAAAAACCGCAAACACAACCGATACACTCATCATGCATCCAAATTCCCATCCATTTCAAATGAACCActacttttttttcctttaaaaataaaaaaggtaaCCAGAAAAAACAGAACACCGAAAGGAGTTTCAATTCGTGACATATTTCCATTCCGTCACAATCTCACGAACAAGTCATGCAAATCGCACATcaacagtaaaaaaaaaaaatcaaaaaacacaaaaacatgTTCATAtcataacaacaataataaattaaaataataacaaaaaggAATCAGTCAACGAaaacatataattaaatattcaattaaataaaagagagagagagagagaagagaacgGACTCGTCTTCGAACATGAGGCGGCGCTGAACAGCGTCCATTCCGGCATCGACGGCGGCGATAGTTTCACCCATGGCAGCGGTGGAGGAGGtggacgaagaagaagaagaagaggctCTGAGAgcgaaagaagaagaaagaggagtaTGAAAGTTAGGAGAGAAGgaaacagaagaagaagaagaagaagaaggaagaagagaacgAGATCTGAAAGAAGAGTGAGGGAAGAGGACAGTGGTCCTTTTAAAGAGTTGCTGGCTCAGTGTAACGGCGATCGTAGAGTGCGCCATTTTCCCCTTCTTCTCATCAAACTTTGTTTTGTTTccttttttacttaatttacgCAAAAATATTAATGAAATTTCGGAAATGAGACCCACCTTTATATTAAGGATCCTGTAAGGGGTACTCACCCCCTtcttataattaaataaactgCTTTTCGTTCAAACTAATCATTTGACCTTTTCAATTTTGGACGAAACTGTGTAGGTGCTTACATTCTATAGCTACCAACACCATTTAGCCTTAAACAAAAAccatttataaaatttattccACCATATTACATGTCCACAACAAAATTACGGACCTATCTGgtgatttttttaagaaaatgttttttttaattattttttaaaatatttaaaaaaattaatatttaaatatttcatgtaaaaatatttttttatttattaattatgtttaagtataataatataaaaatatttttttgtttatttattatgtaaaagatatcattttttaaaaagacgaaaattataatttctataaaaatatattttttatttttagtatttttattttattattaaattttttttaaatacgttaaaaaataaaaataattattaaaatttttttatcaatttaataaCATCCAAATAAATATTACGTAATCactaaattagttatttatataaaatatatattaaaatataaaatataaatttaaagtATAAAACAGTACATATATTTTACACAAATATGGGAtactaacattttaaaattttttttggctTTCCAAGAACATACTAACTTTTTATTCTAATATATTACCTTTTATGTTAGTATTATaggtttattattattttttattttaaattttgaaagaaataataaaatgaaaataatattaaactaaCACACATCGCTCAAATTGAACAACATAAATAGtggagaataaaaatatttattgctCTGAAAGCACACAAAAagtactttatttttttaattatttttatattcgtAATAAGTGCTTTTAGCAATTTTGTTTGTAAAATTTTATCTGTGTACTTGGGTTACTAATGCTTATTTGAGAGACCTATTATATtttaagttaaataaataaaagtggaTTGAAGCTATGATTTAATCAAATTATTGTAATTCAAATGTTTACATAAATGAGAATTCAATTGTGGTGTGCTAATAATAATATTGGCTTTTCGTTTGTTCTTCAAATATCAAAAGCATTAAATCCCCCACTCCCCcttaaattttgtaaattattctttttgttatattttatttatcaccatgattttttttatgatgtTCTCCAATTTGACAGGTCAAAGTCTCGTACGTGtgaatttgaaatttatttaaaaatttattgactaataaattattatatatataagacgaaattcaaatctttaacatttatttaagtaaatgaGTGAGGTGACCacttaattaattcaaattctttatttattattatggttgaatttgaaattttgagtaATTTAAAGATAATATAGTTAAATCATATTTAACTAATTAGAAGGGAAAATGGTAGAATAAGTTTTAATGCtttattaactaaaaaatataattgaccgtttagtaataaattatatttagaaaaataagaatcactataaaaaaaaattgaaatcaGAAATATTTTGTGATTGTAATTTTGTTTTGGTCCCTCCTTTTCACCCATACGCTCTCATAAATTTGGTTTATTTGCACCTTTCGAATCAAATCCTTTAATCCTCACAGCCAAATGGCATTCATGGAATGGCCAGCTTAATCAGACAAATTTTAATTGCTTCTAatagttttcatctttttccttttattttttttaacgtaCGATACTACTAGagccataaaaataaaaattattacttAAAATGTGTAACTTATCCacgaaaaataaattaacagaTCTTATTGATGTGATATAATTTGGATTGTATTTGAGATAGCCCTTTTAGGAAAATGGTAGATTTAATTTGACGATGTgaatacttttaaatttatcGTAGATTCTGATTtgagtttttatactaaaatgtAGATTTATGTCTTATTAAggataaattattaaaatgatatttaaaaatatataataatgataaaaaataatttctaaaaatataaatgataaataaattctcaaatgataatattttttaaaataataggtgattaatattttttatttatttttactttatatttgaattaatattagtCAATGATCTCCTTTTTGCATTAAAGGTATTAGCcttaatatttttcattttcttttataagTGAAAAATAGATTTTGTACTTAAAAAATGACTTGTGTATTTTACCtgaattgttaaaaaaatatttagataacTATTTAGAAGATGTATATAAAAATTGGagcaaaatttaatttttatattttttatttcttttgaaaagattttggtgattcacataaaaaaaataagaaaatatcaTATGATGtcatattattaattttaaaaatgaaaatattttattttttaataatacctaaaaaaatatattaaaatataatttttagaaCCTTTTTAAGAATATACTTCTAATATCTAATTATTtgtttcataattttaaaatttttagagacttatttacatttatatcttttaaaattatttttgttataatataAACTTTCGGTTCCTATAATAGCTTATATACTAATTAGTATGTTAGTTTGTTCAAAAGAACAATTTATATAAAAGGCTAGTATTCAGAATTTCAAATAAAAGGCATATTACAATCTAATCTATTACCTTTCTTTAAACCTAAAACTATGGTTGggtattttaaaattaattgccATGCATTtagattaagaaaaaataataatcaatttgAATTATTCGAATAGTCAATTCATTTATCTACTTAAACAAATATTAAAGTTTGAATATGTTTTTGTGTGATAATAttagagaaacaaaaaaaaacaaccaCAACTTACTTTATTTagcatttattaattattgcaaCAAAGCAAAAGGAGAAAACTAGAAGAAGTCGCCCAAAAAATCAGAATAAGGTGTGTATAGCtggttttaaattatttttagctCTTGGAATGTTAAGAGGTTGGCGGGAGTTGGAAAATTGAGTATGGTGAAAACCTTTAGGCgaaattttaatatacatatgCTAGGCCTAGTAGAAACTAAAAGAGAGGTAGTAACTAAATTTGATGTTGTGCAACTGTGGGGAAATGATGAGGTAGGATGGGAGTATGTCGGGGCGGAAGGTGCTTCGGGCGGTCTATTGTTAATGTGGGATGAAACGATTTTTAAAATAGGCAACTGTTATAAAGGAGATAGATGGTTGTGCGTGGAGGGAGAGCTGATCAAGCGTAGTTTTCGTTGTGCTATTTGTTTAGTGTATGGTGCGCATTCTAGGAATGAAAAGCTGATTTTGTGGGAAGAGCTGAACTTTTTATCTGGGTTATGCCAAGTACCTTTTTGCTTTATGGGAGACTTTAATGAGATCGTTAAAGTGGAAGAGCGAAAAGGGGCTACTACTTTGACGGGGTCGACAGCGGACTTCAAATCTTGGATTCAGGATATGGAACTAGTGGACTTAGACTTATCTGACCGCCTGTTTACCTGGTTCAGGAGCCAATCTTGTAGCCGCATCAATAAAATGTTGGTTACTTTGGAATGGCTAGAAGAGTTTTCTGATATAAGGCTACAAGGTGGTCCAAGAGGATTATCGGATCATTACCCAGTGGTGATGGAAGCTGCAAGGGTCGGAAGGGGCCCGAGACCTTTTTGAAGTCTTGATTCATGGTTCACTCATGAAAGGTTCTTGAGGATGGTGAAGGAGGAGTGGAGAAGCCTAGGGGAGGTGCGGTTCCTGAACAAGTTAAAGGTCATGACGATTCTTTTGGGCAGATGGCATAGAGAGAATTTTGGGTCTATGGACATAAGGATTAAAAAGTTGGAGGAAGAGATCAAGAAAGTAGACGATATGGTCAGTAATGGAGTGCATGATGGAACCTTGGAAGCAAGAAAGAAGGCACTGGTCAGCTCTTGTAAGAGGTGGTATATCAGGAAGGAGGTACATTGGAAGCAGATGTCAAGATCCAGGCATGCAAAGGAGATGGACAAAAATACTCGGTACTTTCATAATTTAGCCTCAGCTCAAATGAGGAACAACCGTATTGATGCTCTAATGATTCATGGAAGAGTAGTCAGGAATCAAGCCAGGATTAAGGTGGCTATAAGATATTTCTACAAGAACTTGTACCAACAGGAGGTGTCACCTAACGTAGGCTTTCAGGATGGGTTAATAATGCAGATAGATGTGGAAGAGACAACAGAACTGGAGTTGATGCCATCTGTTGAAGAGATAAAGGAGGCAGTATGGGATTGTGAGTCAACAAAAGCACCAGGAAGTGACGGATATAATATGAATTTCATCAAGAAATGTTGGGAAGAAGTTGGGCAGGAGTTTACTAGAGAAGTCTTGGATTTTTTTCGGTCTTCTAGGTTACCTAAAGATTCGAATATCACTTGGGTGGCGCTGGCACCGAAGTTTGTTGGGGCTAAAGAAATAAAAGACCTCAGGCCGATTAGTATGGTGGGTTGTGTGTATAAGGTCATATCTAAGGTATTGGTTCAGAGAATGAGGAAGGTCATGCCAGGGTTAGTAGGAGAGACATAGAGTGCGTTTGTGAAGGGCAGAAAAATTCATGATGAGACATTGATAGCCTGTAAGACTGTGCAGTGGCTGAAGGCTAGGAAGAAGAGTGCTGCGATTATTAAACTTGATTTTCAAAAGGCATACGACCGGGTCAAATGGAGCTTTATGGATATTGTTTTGCAGAAGATGGGCTTCGGCCATATATGGAAGGGGAGGATTAAGGAGTGTGTCAGCTCTGTGTCTATATCGGTTTTGATAAATGGATCCCCCACTAAGCCTTTCAAGATGGAAAGGGGACTACGACAAGGAGACCCTTTATCGCCGTTTCTGTTTGTGCTAGTTGTTGATGTGCTACATAGGATGATTAGGGAGGCAATGAGGAATGGCCGCATCTATCCACTTTTGGTTGGAAGGGAGAACATTGAGCTGTCGCACTTACAGTTTGCAGATGATACCATTCGCTTCTGTCTTACTGAGGAAGAGACTATCAGGAACTACAAGCGATTGTTACGTTGCTTTGAGCTGATGTCGGGGTTGAGTATCAATTTTGAGAAGTCTAGCTTCATTCCGGTTAATAGTGATTGGCATTGGGTGCGTAAGATGTGTCAGTTGCTGGGATACAAGAAGGAATCTCTACCAATCCGATATCTTGGCATTTCTCTTGGACCAAACCCGAGGCTTGTGAAGACTTGGAAACCGGTGATTGATAAGGTGGAAGACAAGTTAAGTCTGTGGAAAGCAAATACCCTAAACAAGGCGGGTAAGCTGGTTCTTATTAAGTATGTTCTGAAAAGTTTGCCTATCTACTATCTTAGCCTATACAAGATGCCGAAGGCGGTAGCGGAGAAGTTGATCTCACTCCAAAGGCGCTTCTTGTGGAGTAAAGAGAATGGGAAAAATGGGATACCATTAGTAAAATGGGAAGTGGTGATGGCTCCAAAAAAGGCAGGTGATCTGGGAATTAGAGACGCATTAATTCGGAATACAACTTTGCTCTTTAAGTAGTGGTGGAGGTTCTCGAAAGAGGATTGTCCCCTGTGAAAGAAAGTCGTCTGCTCCTGTAATAACTTGAATCCGAATGAGATGCTGTGTGGTCAGCCTGTACCTACAAGGGGGTCCTTGGAAGGATATTTGCCAGTTATAAATCAGGGAGCCACATGTGAGTGAAAAAATGATAAGAGATTTGTATATGGATGTAGGGAATGGCAGAACAGTACGGTTTTGGGAGGATATATGGTTACCTCACGGTGTTCTTAAAGAGTTGTTTCCAAGGCTTTTCTAGGTCTCAAACCTCAAAGGTTCTGTTATTGGGGATTGCGGATTTTGGAATGGATTAGAGTGGATATGAAATTTTCAATGGAGGAGATAGCTTTTTCAGTGGG
This window contains:
- the LOC130974125 gene encoding isopentenyl-diphosphate Delta-isomerase I, whose product is MAHSTIAVTLSQQLFKRTTVLFPHSSFRSRSLLPSSSSSSSVSFSPNFHTPLSSSFALRASSSSSSSTSSTAAMGETIAAVDAGMDAVQRRLMFEDECILVDENDRVVGHDSKYNCHLMEKIEAENLLHRAFSVFLFNSKYELLLQQRSGTKVTFPLVWTNTCCSHPLYRESELIEEDALGVRNAAQRKLLDELGIVAEDVPVDQFLPLGRILYKAPSDGKWGEHELDYLLFIVRDVKVNPNPDEVADIRYVNRDQLKELLRKADAGEGGLKLSPWFRLVVDNFLFKWWDHLEQGTLGQVADMKTIHKLS